The DNA segment CGCCACCAACGTAATCTCCGCCAACCGCAACTCCCTCGCCTACCGGCGAACGCCCGCCGAGGTGCTCAGGGTGGTGTATGGAACCGGTAACGAGCATCAGCCCGGCGGTTTCCTCCCCAAAGGAGGCAACGGAACGATCGCCAGAGAACTGTTGGCTCCGTAGGGGAATCCTCGTTTCTGCATGCATAGGCAGTCCGAGGGGTTTCGATGTTGCTGTCGTACTTGACATAAGAAGATAAATGTATTGATTGTCCACTATGATGTATGTTGTTATTATGATGTATTGGATATACTCGAAATTGCCTTGTGCTCGTGAAATGCTCGCAGGGCTAATTTTGGAAACAAAGCCACACGGAGACTATTCGCTCCCATGGCGCGTTCGCTATTGTAACCACCTCAGCACCCCATCTCTGCAAACGCTCGTGATTTTGCCACGTCGTCACCCGTAAGGTCTAGATAGCTTTCCCATCGAGCCCGACGTCCTCCAAAGGCCCCCCCCCCGCCCTCTTTGATTCTGGGAAGCACATGGAGGAGTCCTAAAAAGCGGGGCGGGAGCGATAAGAAAAGGTGGAAATCGCAGAGGCCgtggagcaaaagatttcttgctTTGTCCTGCACATCGAGATCGTTGGAGCCCTGCGACGATGGCAGACTACCATGCCCAAACTGAAGAGATCGTAAGGAGTTTTATCTCATACATTTaggatttccttttcttttcgtcTTTTGGATTTGATCTGGTTTCGGTTCGGATTGACGAGGGATTTCTTGTTGCTCGGGTTGTGTGGATGGTTGTAGAGCCGGGAGGGAGAGGGGCTGAAGTACTTGAACTTCGTGCACCTGGCGGCGATGCAGGCGGTTGTGTGCCTGGCGATGCTGTACCAGTTCGCGAAGATGAGCTCGGGGCCGCTGAAGCCGGGGGTGTACCTCGCGGAGGGAACCGTGAAGGTCGTGATCGGCCCCGTGTGTGAGAGGTTCCGTGATGTGCCTTTCGAGTTCCTCAAGTTCCTCGATCGCAAGgtatgcatctctctctctcgctcgtttGCTATGCCATGTTTTTTTGTGTGTGTACAGTGTCCTTGGCCTTTGATTCCGTTATAGTGATATCGGGGTGACGACCTATCTACTCCCTTCACCGGAACGTTATGTTCGCATCTAATCAACCTTAATAACTTCTTACGGCCGCCGTCTACTACTACCAGCCGTGCACACCCTCTGTCTCCGTCAACTTACGGCGTCATTCCAGCGTTATAGATTTTTTTTCGcatatttttaaatgaaaaatacCTAATTTAGATGTGAGTAATAACTTTACCAGTCACGTGTCAGACGGGCGAGTCACTCACCGCGGTGGCACGTAACGTGGCGGCACTCCTGAAGTCGGCGTCGGCCCAGGCGTACAAAGCGATCCAGAAGGCGCGGGCCGGGGCGGTGGCAATGGCGTCGGGGGTGGCGAAGGAAGTGTACGTGCGCTGCGAGCTGGTGGCGGAGCGGTACGCTGTCGCGGCCTGGCGGTCGCTGAACCGCCTGCCGCTGTTCCCGCGGGTGGCGCAGGTCCTCGTTCACATGGCGGCTTATTGGGCTGCGAAGTACAACAGCGAGGTGGGAACCGCGGCGGGAAGGGGCTACGCGGTGGCACACTACCTACCGACGGTGCCTATCGAGAGGATCACGAATGTCTTCCTGGAGGATTCGGAGAAGGCAAGGCGTGAACGCACCGCCAAAGCTGTAGCGGCGGCAGAGTGACCG comes from the Musa acuminata AAA Group cultivar baxijiao chromosome BXJ2-8, Cavendish_Baxijiao_AAA, whole genome shotgun sequence genome and includes:
- the LOC103995865 gene encoding stress-related protein gives rise to the protein MADYHAQTEEISREGEGLKYLNFVHLAAMQAVVCLAMLYQFAKMSSGPLKPGVYLAEGTVKVVIGPVCERFRDVPFEFLKFLDRKTGESLTAVARNVAALLKSASAQAYKAIQKARAGAVAMASGVAKEVYVRCELVAERYAVAAWRSLNRLPLFPRVAQVLVHMAAYWAAKYNSEVGTAAGRGYAVAHYLPTVPIERITNVFLEDSEKARRERTAKAVAAAE